Proteins co-encoded in one Pseudarthrobacter chlorophenolicus A6 genomic window:
- a CDS encoding L-threonylcarbamoyladenylate synthase codes for MTTTYDCSTDGQRAEALEHAQRAISEKKCVVLPTDTVYGIAADAFSPQAVTMLLVSKGRSRTMPPPVLIPRINALDGLATDISAEARKLAEAFWPGGLTLIFHAQPSLDWDLGETKGTVALRMPADEIAQELLTLTGPLAVSSANRTGHAPAQTAAAAREQLADSVEVYLEGGFRPAEGADAVPSTIVDATGPRLRVVRNGAVSLDQLREHVPGVLGLGEIPMAEEDPAEPDTGAEPADAENPGNDAANGDSAGADATAPAREQQP; via the coding sequence GTGACCACAACCTACGACTGCAGCACCGACGGCCAGCGCGCCGAAGCCCTTGAACACGCCCAGAGGGCCATCAGCGAGAAGAAATGCGTGGTCCTGCCCACGGACACCGTGTATGGAATAGCCGCCGACGCGTTCTCGCCGCAGGCCGTCACCATGCTCCTGGTGTCCAAGGGACGCAGCCGCACCATGCCGCCGCCCGTGCTGATTCCCCGCATCAACGCCCTGGACGGGCTGGCCACGGACATTTCCGCAGAGGCACGGAAGCTGGCGGAGGCCTTCTGGCCCGGTGGCCTCACGCTCATCTTCCACGCCCAGCCTTCATTGGACTGGGACCTTGGCGAGACCAAGGGGACTGTGGCGCTGCGGATGCCGGCCGATGAAATTGCGCAGGAGCTGCTGACCCTCACCGGGCCCCTGGCCGTATCCTCCGCGAACCGGACCGGACACGCACCGGCGCAGACGGCCGCCGCGGCGCGCGAGCAACTGGCGGATTCGGTAGAGGTCTACCTGGAAGGCGGCTTCCGCCCGGCCGAAGGCGCCGACGCTGTTCCGTCCACCATTGTTGATGCCACCGGCCCCCGGCTCCGCGTTGTCCGCAACGGCGCGGTCAGCCTCGACCAGCTCCGCGAACACGTTCCGGGCGTCCTGGGCCTCGGCGAGATTCCAATGGCCGAGGAGGACCCGGCAGAGCCGGATACGGGTGCAGAGCCGGCAGACGCGGAAAACCCGGGCAACGATGCTGCAAACGGTGATTCGGCAGGCGCTGATGCCACCGCACCGGCCAGGGAACAGCAGCCTTGA
- the prfA gene encoding peptide chain release factor 1, translating to MFESVQGLLDEHDSIQAQLGDPAVYADQRLARKLGRRSAQLNGIVEAYHRWEGLRDDLSAAREMAAEDPEFAAEVPELEASLETAAAKLRRLLIPRDPDDARNVILEVKGGEGGDEAALFAGDLLRMYTRYAESRGWKTEIISATESDLGGYKDVQVAVKGSSNDPAEGVYARLKFEGGVHRVQRVPVTESQGRIHTSAAGVLVLPEVDEPEELEINQNDLKIDVYRSSGPGGQSVNTTDSAVRITHLPTGIVVAMQNEKSQLQNREAGMRVLRARILAHQQEQIDAANSEQRKSQIRTMDRSERIRTYNYPENRIADHRTGYKAYNLDQVMNGDLEPVIQSAIEMDEQARLDAIGD from the coding sequence ATGTTTGAGTCCGTACAGGGCCTGCTTGATGAGCATGACTCCATTCAGGCGCAGCTGGGGGATCCTGCTGTTTATGCTGACCAGCGGCTTGCCCGGAAGCTGGGGCGGCGGTCGGCTCAGCTCAATGGCATTGTGGAGGCTTACCACCGCTGGGAGGGGCTGCGGGACGATCTTTCTGCTGCCCGGGAAATGGCTGCAGAAGATCCCGAGTTCGCTGCGGAAGTTCCCGAGCTGGAGGCATCCCTGGAGACTGCCGCGGCCAAGCTTCGGCGCCTGCTGATCCCGCGCGATCCGGACGACGCACGCAACGTGATCCTTGAGGTCAAGGGCGGCGAAGGCGGCGACGAAGCCGCGCTGTTTGCCGGCGACCTCCTCCGCATGTACACCCGGTACGCGGAATCGCGCGGCTGGAAGACCGAAATCATCTCCGCCACCGAGTCGGACCTGGGCGGCTACAAGGACGTCCAGGTGGCCGTCAAGGGCAGCTCCAACGACCCCGCCGAGGGCGTGTACGCGCGGCTCAAGTTCGAAGGCGGCGTCCACCGTGTCCAGCGCGTCCCCGTCACCGAGTCCCAGGGCCGTATCCACACGTCTGCCGCGGGCGTCCTGGTCCTCCCCGAAGTGGACGAGCCCGAAGAGCTCGAAATCAACCAGAACGACCTCAAGATCGACGTGTACCGTTCCTCCGGCCCGGGTGGCCAGTCGGTGAACACCACGGACTCCGCAGTCCGCATTACGCACCTTCCCACCGGCATCGTTGTGGCAATGCAGAACGAAAAGTCGCAGCTGCAGAACCGTGAAGCCGGCATGCGAGTGCTGCGTGCACGCATCCTTGCCCACCAGCAGGAGCAGATTGACGCCGCCAACTCCGAACAGCGGAAATCCCAGATCCGCACCATGGACCGTTCCGAGCGGATCCGCACGTACAACTACCCGGAGAACCGGATCGCGGACCACCGTACCGGCTACAAGGCGTACAACCTGGACCAGGTCATGAACGGGGACCTGGAACCGGTCATCCAGTCTGCCATCGAGATGGACGAACAGGCACGCCTGGACGCCATCGGCGACTAG
- the prmC gene encoding peptide chain release factor N(5)-glutamine methyltransferase, protein MSAGQSLADAVSAATAVLREAGVPSPRVDAELLADHLLQVGLGRLRALMLGDTPAPEGYDELVAERAGRVPLQHITGVAHFRYLELAVGPGVFIPRPETESVVQLVIDHVAGKDAPRIVDLGTGSGAIAGSIAHEVPGAEVHAVEFSPLAHAWAARNLEPLGVRLVLGDLRTALPELNGTFDVVISNPPYIPAEAIPNEPEVALHDPPEALYGGGADGMELPTAAAASAARLLRPGGYFVMEHAEVQAGWIAAMLGRQGAWTGISTHVDLNGKERATSAFLAGPGHTE, encoded by the coding sequence ATGAGTGCAGGCCAGTCCCTCGCTGACGCCGTCAGTGCGGCAACCGCTGTCCTCCGCGAGGCCGGTGTGCCCAGCCCCCGCGTGGACGCGGAACTCCTCGCCGACCACCTGCTCCAGGTCGGCCTGGGCCGGCTCCGCGCCCTGATGCTGGGTGACACGCCGGCTCCCGAGGGGTATGACGAGCTTGTCGCGGAGCGGGCCGGCCGGGTCCCGCTCCAGCACATCACCGGGGTGGCCCACTTCAGGTACCTGGAACTGGCGGTAGGGCCCGGTGTCTTTATTCCCCGCCCCGAGACTGAATCCGTGGTGCAGCTCGTGATCGACCATGTGGCGGGTAAGGATGCCCCGCGGATCGTGGACCTCGGTACAGGGTCCGGCGCCATCGCCGGCTCCATCGCCCATGAAGTCCCCGGCGCCGAAGTCCACGCCGTCGAATTCAGTCCGCTGGCCCACGCGTGGGCGGCCCGGAACCTCGAACCCCTCGGCGTCCGCCTCGTCCTGGGGGACCTGCGGACGGCACTTCCGGAGCTGAACGGAACCTTCGACGTCGTTATTTCCAACCCGCCCTACATCCCGGCCGAAGCCATCCCCAACGAACCGGAAGTGGCACTGCACGACCCGCCTGAGGCGCTGTACGGCGGGGGAGCGGACGGTATGGAGCTCCCGACGGCGGCCGCGGCCTCCGCTGCGCGCCTCCTGCGGCCCGGGGGCTACTTCGTGATGGAACACGCCGAGGTCCAGGCCGGCTGGATCGCTGCCATGCTTGGCAGGCAGGGCGCCTGGACCGGTATCAGCACGCACGTGGACCTCAACGGCAAGGAGCGCGCCACCAGCGCCTTCCTTGCCGGACCCGGCCACACGGAATGA
- the thrB gene encoding homoserine kinase, whose protein sequence is MNATSQAAVGLQLIEPGQRVTVRVPATTANLGPGYDSLGMALALHDTLTVESLDTDELVFDLRGEGADTLPRDASHLVIRAMDAAFERLGFRHGGLKVTAQNVNPHGRGLGSSASAVVAAVSAANAMVPAESRRGRDWILQLTSEMEGHPDNVAPAIYGGLALSWQDSDQYSSTRAEVAGAVIPIVAVPDFELSTEAARALLPASVGHHAAAMNSGRAALLIHALTRDPGFLLAGTEDYLHQSYRASAMRPSAALITALRRAGHAAVVSGAGPTVLVLANGEPEAADILAFIDAFTGSNTPEVNWRVLKLAVDVEGAKVDVHRR, encoded by the coding sequence TTGAACGCCACCTCGCAGGCCGCCGTCGGACTGCAACTCATTGAGCCCGGCCAGCGCGTTACAGTCCGGGTGCCGGCCACCACGGCCAACCTGGGCCCGGGATATGACAGCCTCGGCATGGCCCTGGCCCTGCACGACACCCTGACGGTGGAGAGCCTGGACACGGACGAACTCGTCTTCGACCTGCGTGGCGAAGGGGCGGACACCCTGCCGCGGGATGCCAGCCATCTGGTGATCCGGGCAATGGACGCAGCCTTCGAACGGCTCGGATTCCGCCACGGCGGCCTGAAGGTCACGGCCCAGAACGTGAATCCGCACGGCCGGGGGCTGGGCTCCTCCGCGTCGGCAGTGGTGGCGGCAGTATCCGCCGCAAATGCCATGGTTCCGGCGGAAAGCCGGCGCGGCCGCGACTGGATCCTGCAGCTCACCAGCGAGATGGAGGGCCACCCGGACAACGTCGCACCGGCGATTTACGGCGGATTGGCGCTGTCATGGCAGGACAGTGACCAGTACAGCAGCACCCGCGCCGAGGTGGCCGGAGCGGTGATCCCCATCGTGGCTGTTCCCGACTTCGAACTGTCCACCGAAGCGGCGCGGGCGCTCCTGCCCGCTTCGGTTGGACACCACGCGGCTGCCATGAACTCCGGCCGGGCCGCGCTCCTGATCCACGCCCTGACCCGGGATCCCGGATTCCTGCTGGCAGGCACGGAGGACTACCTGCACCAGAGCTACCGGGCGTCGGCCATGCGGCCCAGTGCGGCCCTGATAACGGCACTGCGGCGGGCCGGCCATGCGGCAGTGGTTTCCGGCGCCGGTCCCACCGTGCTGGTACTGGCCAACGGCGAGCCGGAAGCAGCAGACATCCTGGCCTTCATCGACGCGTTCACGGGCTCCAACACGCCGGAAGTGAACTGGCGTGTACTGAAGCTCGCAGTGGACGTGGAAGGTGCTAAGGTGGACGTGCACCGGCGGTAA
- the rho gene encoding transcription termination factor Rho, with amino-acid sequence MTETTELSPAVELSSSVAESPAAPAKSSGLAGLKLAQLQALASQLGISGGSRMRKGDLVAAISAHRAGTPTTKAPARAEKASAPAAAPVVSAPAAAPEAAEAPAAEGTRARRGRSRRAGSDGVVVTPAAETAPAVDAAPVAETAAAPAAPAAEAAEAAPERRQPRTRNRRRGEAAAQEASAETPAEQPAGEPKAAEQGNTEQKAAEQRSESTETVDAGQRNDRRDRSRGGRDNRDADAGQRDNSRDAGQRDNSRDNRDNRDGDDTDGNSRRNRRNRRDRNDRNDRSGGQDRDNSSRNDRFRDRNDRRRGRNQGPDVDDVEVTEDDVLLPVAGILDVLENYAFIRTSGYLPGPNDVYVSLAQVKKYNLRKGDAVVGAIRAPRDGEDRNQQSTRQKFNALVRVTSVNGKTAEELKDRVEFAKLVPLYPSERLRLETDPKKIGPRVIDLVAPIGKGQRGLIVSPPKAGKTLILQSIANAITTNNPEVHLMMVLVDERPEEVTDMQRTVKGEVIASTFDRPADDHTTVAELSIERAKRLVEMGMDVVVLLDSMTRLGRAYNLAAPASGRILSGGVDSAALYPPKRFFGAARNIENGGSLTILATALVETGSKMDEVIFEEFKGTGNMELRLSRQLADKRIFPAVDVNASGTRREENLLSPEEVKIMWKLRRVLSGLETQQSLELLTNKIRETGSNVEFLMQVQKTTLGAKSDNDK; translated from the coding sequence GTGACCGAAACCACTGAGCTGTCACCAGCTGTGGAACTATCATCTTCTGTTGCCGAGTCACCGGCAGCACCCGCCAAGAGCAGCGGCCTTGCAGGCCTGAAGCTCGCCCAGCTGCAGGCCTTGGCCAGCCAGCTGGGAATCTCGGGCGGTTCCCGCATGCGCAAGGGGGACCTTGTGGCTGCCATCTCCGCCCACCGGGCCGGTACTCCCACCACCAAAGCACCGGCCAGGGCAGAAAAGGCTTCCGCTCCTGCTGCCGCGCCCGTTGTTTCCGCTCCGGCGGCCGCACCTGAGGCTGCCGAAGCACCGGCCGCTGAAGGGACCCGCGCACGCCGCGGCCGCAGCCGCCGTGCCGGCAGCGATGGCGTTGTTGTAACCCCCGCTGCCGAAACCGCTCCCGCAGTTGACGCAGCGCCCGTGGCAGAAACTGCTGCAGCACCGGCCGCTCCGGCTGCGGAGGCAGCCGAAGCCGCTCCCGAGCGCCGCCAGCCCCGTACCCGCAACCGCCGCCGCGGCGAAGCCGCCGCCCAGGAGGCGTCCGCCGAAACTCCTGCGGAACAGCCGGCCGGCGAACCCAAGGCCGCCGAGCAGGGCAACACGGAGCAGAAGGCCGCCGAGCAGCGCTCCGAGTCCACCGAAACCGTGGACGCCGGCCAGCGCAACGACCGCCGCGACCGCAGCCGTGGTGGCCGCGACAACCGCGATGCCGACGCCGGCCAGCGCGACAACAGCCGCGACGCAGGCCAGCGCGACAACAGCCGTGACAACCGCGATAACCGCGACGGCGATGACACCGACGGCAACAGCCGCCGGAACCGCCGCAACCGGCGCGACCGCAACGACCGCAACGACCGCTCCGGTGGCCAGGACCGGGATAACAGCTCCCGCAACGACCGCTTCCGCGACCGCAACGACCGCCGCCGCGGACGCAACCAGGGCCCGGACGTAGACGACGTCGAGGTCACCGAGGACGACGTCCTCCTGCCCGTCGCCGGCATCCTGGACGTCCTGGAGAACTACGCGTTCATCCGCACCTCCGGCTACCTGCCCGGCCCCAACGACGTTTACGTTTCGCTGGCACAGGTCAAGAAGTACAACCTGCGCAAGGGTGACGCCGTCGTCGGCGCCATCCGTGCACCGCGCGACGGCGAAGACCGCAACCAGCAGTCCACCCGCCAGAAGTTCAACGCCCTGGTCCGCGTCACGTCCGTCAACGGCAAGACGGCCGAAGAGCTCAAGGACCGCGTTGAATTCGCGAAGCTCGTCCCGCTGTACCCCTCCGAGCGCCTGCGCCTCGAGACGGACCCCAAGAAGATCGGCCCCCGGGTCATCGACCTCGTGGCTCCCATCGGCAAGGGCCAGCGTGGCCTGATCGTCTCCCCGCCCAAGGCCGGCAAGACGCTCATCCTGCAGTCCATCGCCAACGCGATCACCACCAACAACCCTGAGGTCCACCTCATGATGGTGCTGGTTGACGAACGCCCCGAAGAAGTCACGGACATGCAGCGCACCGTCAAGGGCGAGGTCATTGCCTCCACCTTCGACCGTCCTGCAGATGACCACACCACCGTGGCCGAACTCTCCATCGAACGCGCCAAGCGCCTCGTGGAAATGGGCATGGACGTGGTGGTCCTCCTGGACTCCATGACCCGCCTGGGCCGTGCCTACAACCTGGCAGCACCGGCCTCCGGCCGTATCCTGTCCGGTGGTGTCGACTCCGCCGCGCTGTACCCGCCGAAACGCTTCTTCGGTGCAGCCCGCAACATCGAAAACGGCGGCTCGCTCACCATCCTGGCCACCGCCCTCGTCGAGACCGGCTCCAAGATGGACGAAGTCATCTTCGAAGAGTTCAAGGGCACCGGCAACATGGAACTGCGCCTGTCCCGCCAGTTGGCAGACAAGCGCATCTTCCCCGCCGTTGACGTCAACGCGTCCGGCACCCGCCGCGAAGAGAACCTGCTCTCGCCGGAGGAAGTCAAGATCATGTGGAAGCTGCGCCGCGTCCTCTCCGGACTCGAAACGCAGCAGAGCCTTGAGCTGCTGACCAACAAGATCCGGGAAACCGGGAGCAACGTCGAGTTCCTCATGCAGGTACAGAAGACGACGCTTGGTGCGAAGTCGGATAACGACAAGTAG